The following coding sequences are from one Nicotiana tomentosiformis chromosome 3, ASM39032v3, whole genome shotgun sequence window:
- the LOC138907495 gene encoding uncharacterized protein — protein MRNIKETRFMKPIWSDPGQRDPGIWCEFHGTHGCMTGDCQHLHEEVAALLNNGHLREFLSDWTKNNYARNRDATEPAKPPAGSPCLTINIIFGAVKVNGVMFSAAKKTKISLTHGKRDREKSGDDGITFTEEDADGLILSHNDAL, from the coding sequence ATGAGAAACATCAAGGAAACAAGATTTATGAAACCAATTTGGTCAGATCCTGGTCAAAGGGATCCCGGTATATGGTGTGAATTCCACGGAACGCACGGCTGCATGACTGGGGACTGCCAGCATCTTCATGAAGAGGTTGCAGCATTGTTGAATAATGGTCATCTTAGAGAATTTCTGAGTGACTGGACCAAGAACAATTATGCGAGGAATCGAGATGCTACGGAACCAGCCAAACCGCCCGCAGGGTCACCCTGTTTAACAATAAACATAATTTTTGGTGCAGTTAAAGTAAATGGGGTGATGTTTTCGGCAGCAAAGAAGACAAAGATATCACTAACTCATGGAAAGAGAGATCGAGAAAAATCAGGAGATGATGGAATTACCTTCACGGAAGAAGACGCTGATGGCCTTATTTTATCGCACAATGACGCTCTGTAA